One Panicum virgatum strain AP13 chromosome 3N, P.virgatum_v5, whole genome shotgun sequence DNA segment encodes these proteins:
- the LOC120664615 gene encoding uncharacterized protein LOC120664615, with the protein MPMFKLPLALTDDTGSIEAIAFSSIAEDLVERNAYQASQNMKIHATDHAASLQTAVGKIRLFHIGMSTDMSSNFSIKYVIRKSFPIDKPPSTSLLSHNENTPASPILPLPATNDTSSVTSSAAKRTIDFDHSETHAPSMADDAKRQKK; encoded by the exons ATGCCTAT GTTCAAGCTTCCTCTTGCACTTACAGATGATACAGGAAGCATAGAAGCAATAGCTTTCTCTTCCATAGCTGAAGATTTAGTAGAGCGTAATGCATACCAAGCTTCTCAAAACATGAAGATACATGCAACAGACCATGCAGCGTCTTTACAAACAGCTGTTGGGAAAATAAGACTATTCCACATAGGAATGAGTACTGATATGTCATCAAACTTCTCCATTAAATATGTCATCCGGAAGAGTTTTCCAATCGACAAACCACCCTCAACATCACTTCTGTCACATAATGAG AATACACCTGCATCGCCTATATTACCTCTTCCAGCAACTAATGACACATCCAGCGTCACcag TTCTGCTGCGAAGAGAACTATAGACTTTGATCATAG CGAAACACATGCACCATCCATGGCAGATGATGCAAAACGtcaaaaaaaataa
- the LOC120664613 gene encoding uncharacterized protein LOC120664613, with amino-acid sequence MSTSNTTSLDTFRTPPSPISTSASHTQHRIIGTITASHSSESIPTTSNQIFNHKRTIFSALNLGGPRCSCQHCGALFWYEEHLRRDRNTPNPKYNLCCKDGRILLPPYQPPPQLLLDLLTQHGNPLTRHFFDHIRQYNTMFAMTSMGAKVIESINDGRAPYVFKISGQVCHRVGSLMPSEGHRPEYAQLYIFDTEHEVSNQINVASSSSRAPFHANQNIIASLIEMLDMHNPIVKLFRTARERLLGDSSDQYHIRLFGKADAHGDIYSAPVASEVVGLIVGDIGQTDVGRDIIIEDRSSRLQRINEQHCKFMAMQYPILFPYGEDGYHESLMYRQIGRSLSQAFKGNYG; translated from the exons ATGTCAACATCAAACACTACAAGTTTGGACACCTTTCGGACACCTCCTTCACCGATATCAACATCAGCCTCACACACCCAGCACCGTATTATTGGTACCATCACAGCCTCCCATTCATCAGAGTCTATTCCAACAACTTCAAATCAAATATTTAACCACAAAA GAACAATCTTCAGTGCTTTAAATCTTGGAGGTCCCCGTTGTTCCTGTCAACATTGTGGTGCTTTGTTTTGGTATGAAGAGCATCTTCGGCGTGATAGGAACACACCAAACCCAAAATATAATTTATGTTGTAAAGATGGCCGCATCCTTCTTCCACCATACCAGCCTCCCCCACAACTCCTCCTAGATTTGTTAACGCAACATGGAAACCCTCTTACAAGACACTTCTTTGACCATATCCGACAGTACAACACCATGTTTGCAATGACATCAATGGGAGCTAAAGTAATTGAATCCATAAATGATGGCCGTGCTCCATATGTTTTCAAGATAAGTGGTCAGGTCTGCCATCGAGTGGGTTCTTTAATGCCATCTGAAGGCCATCGACCAGAATATGCTCAGCTGTACATATTTGATACAGAGCATGAGGTCTCCAATCAAATAAATGttgcttcatcttcttctcgtGCTCCATTTCACGCCAATCAGAATATCATTGCTTCTCTCATAGAAATGTTAGACATGCACAATCCAATTGTCAAGCTATTTAGAACAGCAAGGGAAAGATTATTAGGTGATTCATCTGATCAGTACCACATTAGGCTATTTGGTAAAGCGGATGCACATGGAGATATCTATAGTGCTCCAGTCGCATCTGAAGTTGTTGGTCTGATAGTTGGTGATATTGGCCAAACTGATGTTGGTAGGGATATCATCATAGAGGATCGCTCTTCAAGGTTGCAACGAATAAATGAACAACATTGCAAGTTCATGGCCATGCAATATCCAATATTATTTCCATATGGAGAGGATGGTTACCATGAATCACTTATGTATCGTCAAATAGGAAGGTCTCTCTCTCAAGCGTTCAAAGGCAACTATGGCTGA
- the LOC120664616 gene encoding aspartic proteinase oryzasin-1-like, with protein MGTRSVALVLLAAVLLQTLLPASAAEGLVRVALKKQPIDQNSRVAERLSAEEKQRLLRGGNSLGSSDEGDIIALKNYMNAQYFGEIGVGTPAQKFTVIFDTGSSNHWVPSSKCYFSIACYLHSRYKSGQSSTYKKNGKPADIHYGTGSIAGFFSEDSVTLGDLVVKDQEFIEATKEPGLTFMVAKFDGILGLGFQEISVGNAVPVWYNMIKQGLISDPVFSFWFNRHAGEGEGGEIVFGGMDPNHYKGDHTYVPVTQKGYWQFNMGDVLVDGKSSGFCAGGCAAIADSGTSLLAGPTAIITEINEKIGATGVVSQECKTVVSQYGQQILDLLLAETQPAKICSQVGLCTFDGTHGVSAGIRSVVDDEAGKSNGGLQSDPMCNACEMAVVWMQNQLSQNKTKELILNYVNQLCDRLPSPMGESSVDCASLKSMPDIAFTIGGKKFSLKPEQYILKVGEGPAAQCISGFTAMDIPPPRGPLWILGDVFMGAYHTVFDYGKLRVGFAESA; from the exons ATGGGAACCCGCAGTGTTGCCCTGGTTCTCCTCGCGGCCGTTCTGCTCCAAACCCTCCTCCCCGCCTCGGCGGCGGAGGGTTTGGTGCGGGTCGCGCTGAAGAAGCAGCCCATCGACCAGAACAGCCGCGTCGCGGAGCGCCTCTCCGCGGAGGAGAAGCAGCGCCTTCTCCGTGGCGGCAACTCGCTGGGCTCGAGCGATGAGGGCGACATCATCGCGCTTAAGAACTACATGAACGCGCAGTACTTTGGGGAGATTGGCGTCGGCACGCCAGCGCAGAAGTTCACCGTCATCTTCGACACCGGCAGCTCCAATCACTGGGTGCCGTCCTCCAAGTGCTACTTCTCG ATCGCTTGCTACTTGCACTCGCGCTACAAGTCAGGGCAGTCGAGTACTTACAAGAAGAACG GAAAACCTGCTGACATTCACTATGGAACTGGTTCAATTGCTGGTTTTTTCAGTGAGGATAGTGTTACCTTAGGTGATCTTGTTGTGAAAGATCAG GAATTCATTGAAGCTACAAAGGAGCCAGGCCTTACTTTCATGGTTGCAAAATTTGATGGTATTCTTGGTCTAGGCTTTCAGGAAATATCTGTTGGCAATGCAGTACCAGTGTG GTATAACATGATAAAGCAAGGTCTCATCAGTGACCCTGTTTTCTCTTTCTGGTTCAACCGACATGCTGGTGAAGGGGAAGGTGGTGAAATTGTGTTTGGTGGAATGGATCCTAACCACTACAAGGGTGATCATACATATGTCCCAGTCACTCAGAAGGGATATTGGCAg TTTAACATGGGCGATGTCCTGGTTGATGGGAAGTCCTCTG GGTTTTGCGCTGGCGGTTGTGCCGCAATTGCGGATTCTGGAACTTCCTTGCTTGCTGGCCCCACA GCCATAATTACTGAAATCAATGAAAAGATTGGTGCTACTGGTGTAGTGAGCCAGGAGTGCAAGACAGTTGTCTCTCAATATGGACAGCAGATCCTAGATCTGTTGCTGGCTGAG ACACAACCAGCGAAGATCTGTTCTCAGGTTGGTCTGTGCACTTTTGATGGCACCCATGGTGTTAG CGCTGGAATTCGGAGCGTAGTGGATGATGAAGCTGGGAAATCTAATGGTGGTCTTCAGAGTGATCCAATGTGCAATGCCTGTGAGATGGCTGTCGTATGGATGCAGAACCAACTCTCGCAGAACAAGACCAAGGAGCTCATCCTGAACTATGTTAATCAG CTGTGCGACCGTCTCCCTAGTCCCATGGGAGAATCATCTGTGGACTGTGCCAGTCTTAAGTCCATGCCTGACATTGCGTTCACCATTGGTGGCAAGAAGTTCTCGTTGAAACCTGAGCAG TACATTCTGAAGGTTGgtgaaggacctgctgctcagTGCATCAGTGGATTCACAGCTATGGATATCCCGCCTCCTCGTGGCCCCCTCTG GATTTTGGGTGATGTTTTTATGGGAGCGTACCACACTGTCTTCGACTATGGCAAGCTGAGGGTTGGCTTCGCGGAGTCCGCCTGA